The genomic stretch ATGGGAGTAAGCGGATGAGCGCACGGGTGCTGCTCGTGGGGAGCGGAGGGCGGGAGCATGCGGTTGCGTGGAAGCTTTCGCAGTCGCCAGATGTGGGGGAGATCTTCGTCGCGCCGGGGAACGCGGGGACCGCCCGGCTGGCGCGGAACATCGACATCCGGCCCACCGATATCGAGGGGCTGGTGCGGGCGGCGAAGGAGCTGCGCGTCGATTTCTACCTGGCGACGATGGATGACCCGCAGCCGCTCGGGCTGGTCGACCGGCTGAAGGCTGAGGGCGTGCTCTGTTACGGCCCGGTGGCCGATGCTGCGCGGATCGAGGCGAGCAAGGCGTGGGCGAAGGCGTTCATGGAGCGGCACGGCATCCCGACGGCGCGCGGGCGGTCGTTCAGCTCGTTCGACGAGGCGGCCGCGTGGGTGGAGTCGCTGCCTGAGCAGCGGCTGTGGGTCAAGGCCTCGGGGCTGGCGGCGGGGAAGGGAGCGGTCGGCGCCGCCAACCGGGAAGAGGCGATCGCCATCCTGCGGTCGATGCTCATCGACCGGGCGTTCGGCGAGGCGGGCAGCACCGTGGTCGTCGAGGAGGAGCTGACCGGCTTCGAAACGAGCGCGCATGCGTTCTGCGACGGGAAGACGGCGGTGCTGTGGCCCTTCGCGACCGACTACAAGCGGGCGCTGGACGGGGCGCAGGGGTTGAACACGGGCGGGATGGGCGCATATGCGCCGACGCGGGGCATCGACGAGCGGCTGGCTGGCATCATCCACGAGCGGGTCATTGCGCCGGTGCTGCGCGGGATGGCTGCCGAAGGGCACCCGTTCGTCGGGACGCTCTTCCCGGGGCTGATGGTCCGGGACGGCGACGTCAGGGTGATCGAGTACAACGCGCGGTCGGGGGACCCCGAGACGCAGGTGCACATGCTGCGCCTGAAGTCGGACCTGTTCGCGGTTACGAAGGCGGCCGCGGAGGGGCGGCTGCACGAGGTTGCGGTGGAGTGGGCGGACGAGCCGGCGGTATGTGTCGTGCTGGTGCCCGGGGGCTACCCGGGGAAGTATGAGACGGGCCATCCTATCGAAGGGCTGGACCGGGTAGACCCGGACGTATTCGTGTTCCACGGCGGGACGAAGCTGGTTGACGGGAAGGTGGTGACCTCTGGTGGGCGGGCGCTCACCGTGGCGGCGCGGGGCCGGACGATCCGGGAGGCACGGGAGCGGGTGTACGACAACGTGCGGCGGATTCATTTCAA from Tepidiforma thermophila encodes the following:
- the purD gene encoding phosphoribosylamine--glycine ligase, coding for MSARVLLVGSGGREHAVAWKLSQSPDVGEIFVAPGNAGTARLARNIDIRPTDIEGLVRAAKELRVDFYLATMDDPQPLGLVDRLKAEGVLCYGPVADAARIEASKAWAKAFMERHGIPTARGRSFSSFDEAAAWVESLPEQRLWVKASGLAAGKGAVGAANREEAIAILRSMLIDRAFGEAGSTVVVEEELTGFETSAHAFCDGKTAVLWPFATDYKRALDGAQGLNTGGMGAYAPTRGIDERLAGIIHERVIAPVLRGMAAEGHPFVGTLFPGLMVRDGDVRVIEYNARSGDPETQVHMLRLKSDLFAVTKAAAEGRLHEVAVEWADEPAVCVVLVPGGYPGKYETGHPIEGLDRVDPDVFVFHGGTKLVDGKVVTSGGRALTVAARGRTIREARERVYDNVRRIHFKDMHYRTDIALEAVGG